The Pocillopora verrucosa isolate sample1 chromosome 9, ASM3666991v2, whole genome shotgun sequence genome includes the window TTAGGAACCATGGGATTAATTAGTCAAGATGTACCAGTACCTTCAGATTTGAATGTacataatatatagatttagccaagcccAAAAGcagagcttgcattttttttttcccgcacatctcaagggcacaacgccttgccctggccaggacCAGAACCTGGGTCATCCGACTTGGAGCCCAGTgtactgaccactggactactggacaaagccgtggtaTTGATATGCCCGCCATACAGTTGACCATGCATAGCACCTTGTACGGACGCCCGTATGGTcataaatccaaattttttcagcttgatgggttactactaccattttgtacaattatggggctacgctctgtgAGCTCCGCTATTACTGAATGCTACCCAGACTAGAATGCTTCTATCAGCACCCTAATGCATTAGTACCCTGTAAGTACATGATGCTGTGCAGTGAAtcaatctctctctctctcttttttatcaGCTGTCAAACACCTTCTGGAGCATCAAACTTCAAAAGATGGCATTTTACCTGTTCTTTTGATCACTCAAACAAGGCTAGTtcaattcaattgaaattttataaGAAATGTTATGAGTTCCTTACCCTTTCTGTGATACGTTTGTTACAAGCCCAACAGGTCTCCAGTGTATCCTGTAAATAAACAGcttaaggtaaatttttaaatttaaattttgatttattgtGCAAATATATGGTAGATTATTGTAAACCATTAATCTCTCAAATCACTCCTACAAAATTGGTGTTATTCCTCTCTAGAAGGTTTACCTTCCATGTTGTTTTCAGTTTGGAAGCTTGAAGAAAAGTTGAGTTTTGCTAGATAGCTAAGCAAATACAACGACAAAGCTGGTGAAAGTCAGGTTTTAAGCCATAAATAgccaaaatttcaaacattctgtCTGTACATCTTGATATGTTTACCTGTCTCTGTTTGAGCAAcatatttaattagaaaatatttCCCAAAATAACACTCACTAGATAGTCTGCCTCACAAAACACTTCCTCTTCCACTTTGTAGAACACCTTGCCAGTCAGCTGACATCCTATGAAAACAGGTAGGAACTATAGTCAGCTACGTGGATGAGAAAataacagtaaataaaactCTGAAGAAAAATCCTGCTTGACCAGAAACATATCAAAGGTGAAATAGTATAGACCATAGTATGAATTTCCAGCCAGACTTAATACTAACACAAGGGCCATGCACACAGCATGAGATTCTGGGGCAATTTGCATTTCACTTTgggaaaattaataaaaattgctCTTCTGAAGGCTTAAAAGAGCTGGGCTCCTCAGTTTCCCAAAGAAAAACCTTTGAGAACCTTGAGATCCTTCTAAAACTGTGCCTGCAAGGATCTTCCACATTGGAAATTTTAAGGCTGATAAGGACAGGAGCCACTGGGCAACTGAACATACTCAAAGAGGAAACAAATCAGAGCCTGAAAAACATGCTCTCCCCCAAGCTCCTTTGAGCCCATAACAGATTTTGGTACTCTGCTTAGGAAGAGTGCTGAGACTGGTCATCTGGACGGGAAATGTCCCCAAGACCTGTGTGTATGTCTGTTGACACGCATGCAGGACCACTTTATATTATCTTGTTAACATCTTCAGAATCTTCAGGTTGCTCTTATTTTATCTGTTCCTGAAAGGTTAGGTTATGGAAACCAGTCAAAGTGTCTCATACCAGATACACCCTGGACATGGACATGGACATCAAGATCAACTGAACCACAGGAATACCAATAAACACTGAAAATCTGCTCACCACATTTGTCACAAAGGAAACACTTGATGTGGAATAATTTTTCCATGGCAGTACAACCCGTCCCCTCTCCTGAGACTTTCTGCCCACATTTACTGCACATtcctatgaaaaaaataaacaaacaaacacatattaatcataaaaaataaaaaagtcgTCCCCTTACTGTTCATGATATCTTGATTATTTTGGTCcactttcaaattcaaataaatgacAAGTGTGTTTTCTGCCACTAAATATTCTAGGTAAAGCCTCACTTGACCCTTAAAAACctagatctgattgtcaattctgGTGGTTATTGTggggaaaagttacatgtttatcacttttgagagttaaaagaatgttaaaagaatgaaaaaaaatgttaccttgACGCTCTGGGTCTAGAAAACATTTCATCTTATATTTAGGTGTTGTAACTATGTTCTCTCTAAGCTAATGTAAACAGAGCACAAATAAGTATTCCTGAAAAACTTTTGACAGAATATCTACCGTATTCTAAATGTCTTttgaatatcaaaaaaaaattatactcaATGCAAGTAGAAATTCTTGTTTGTCTATGTCTTGAATGGTTGGGCAAAATCAAGGAATTGTGTGACATGTTGTGTAAAAGGAGAAGCCACTAGCAACAGTTCTGTAATTAATCACTGGCCATTTGAAATGATCAGAGATATTCAAGATGTTAAGTTTTGAATTCAAAAGTCAGCTAAATCTTGGAAAATGGTGAATTTCCTGTTCATAGAGagttcacttaaaaaaaaaaaaccaatttgtTCCCCATATCATATCTAGCTACCTAATTTAAATATTGAAGTAATGCCACCCTAACAGATGTTGTGAACTAGGACAATTGACATGACAAACTGACATAACTATGTTGCAAATATGGAGATTGTCAGCTGAGTTAACTTTCAAAGGTGAACATTTGGTAGCTGAATGATGCAACAGCAGTAGATGAGTAGCACACTGGAGCAATTCCTAACAGGACATTTCTATAAGTTCCTAGACACCGTGACACCCAAGAAAGGAATGTGAAAGATTTTAACAATTTCAGTTTTCTGCAAGCAAGGatcaataaattattcattcaaTTTCTTAATTCCACGCTAATACTGTAAAAGTAACAGCATaacagctttaattttttttaaaggaacatTAACTGGTATACAGTTTTAAGCTACGctatgttttttacttttaagctaGAATACGATTGGAcagcacaaaaaaattttctttccattttttggCAAATTACGTGTCTAAGGAAAGATCATCTTTTTAGAGTATATCGGGCTTTACAGTAAATTTGCGACGTCATTTCTAAAGCTGGTTAAGTGCTATTACATTAGTGAGACTAAAACTGAAACTTTAAGAATCAAGCGATGTTTGATCCGCTGTAAGGAAAGGAAAGTCAGTGTTACCAATTTTCTGACCCACTGTGTGCTTTGATACAACACTCAAATCGAAAAGTAAACAGCGTCTGTTCATTGCACAGGATTAATAAAACATAACCATGTAAATCCAGTCGAGGAAAAAGCCTAGACGAGTTGAGTATTATAAACAGATTTACCCAAAACCCAAACAATGCCTAGACAGAACTGCAAAAGAAGCCCTCGCACAAGACGCAATGCAAAACAGAACAAGTAAACATCAACAATGCAACACAGCGCAGTGCCTTACCGAAAAAGTCTGGATCGCCTGTATTCTCCAAATTCTTCACAAGAAGATCAGTTAGTGCGTCAAGTTCTTCTTCAGTGCTTTTCATTCCACCTGAAGACTGAAGCGATGGTGGTGGCGGTCTGGAATTCGCTTTCGTTAACCGTGTGGCTGTCATTCTGACAGGCTTCGGCGAAACAGGCGGTGGAATCTTTTTGCCTGTTACTGGGTCTAAGCGAACTGGAGTCCTGGAGGCCATTGTTATCAGCTAACACAAGATCAGTCAACCGCTAAGTTGTATTGTACTCCTGACAAAGTGAACTGTGGCTCTGTATGTGGGCTTGCCTTGTTTGGAACGACTAAGTAATGTAACGGAATGAGAAGAATTCGGACATCCTTAGGGTGGGGAGGGGATCACATCCGATAAGTGAGGAGGGCCAGTGACGGGATAGGTCTTCCCTAAAAATATATCCCAAAAATGTTGTTTAAATGCCTTCTTAATAAAACTTTTCAGGTAACTCAAATTCGCGACAAATTAATCGTCGGCGTATTTTGCGAGGCAGAAAAACTGTGTTTAAGCAATAAAAAGGACCCATGTTTTTATTTATATCCGCACCATCTGACCTTGAAATCAATTGAACTTCGATATAGTTCGAGGTGATAGTTTATTCATCTTTTTATCCATCAAACGGTTATCTTTTGACGTATTTTAATTCGTAtcttattattaaaataatagaTGTACGTCCTGTTACATCAGAATACGCTTGCGGCTAAGCTCTTCCTGTTCATTATTTGTGGGGAATTTGAATAGTAACGAAATTAACATCATGATCGTTTTTGACAAACACAATGCTTTGACAACTATGTAAAAGTAAAGGTTTTATGCATGAGCTATCAAGTTCCCAGTGGataattttcatgttatttctatttttgcGAAATTTATAACCTATAGGCTATCAAATAtcaagttcatgagaataaaggtcTCTTAACTTTTAGACATATTCTTCAGAATTTGCTTacagatgttagggtgtagGGGGAACCAagcacaacaaaaacaacttttaagACAACATAGATGCATTTTTTTCTATCAAGATGATCAGGTTTGATCAGTTCCTGAACGTTACGACAATTCTGGCATGTACGTGAGGATTGTTTCTCAAAAATAGCAGGGAATTAAAAACAGTACTCAAGCATGCCAATAAAGCTATAAGTATTCCTGACTGATATCTTCAACAGTTctaaatattatattatttctTAGACATTCCGTAAACTTCTGAATATCCCCCGAAAATATCCGGACACTCATAAAAGGCCTGGATCGGATTTTGTCATCGTCAAATAGATCAAGCAGCAAAGAGGCACCTGTGGTATTTCCGCCAGACGATATATGGGTACCTTGCATAGTGAATTTCTTTAAACCCTTACTGATAATGAAATCGGAAATCAGGCTGAAGTACTGAATGTTTCCATGCGCTTGGAATAACTTCGGAATTTTATTTTAcacgaaaaaaatgaatttgattgTGGTCCTCGCTTTTACTGTAACTATAAATATTAATATTCCTTTACTTAAAACCctcttaaaacgttttttttgtaataaattgGATTAATCATTCCGTTACAACCCTatgaaattgatagaaaattcaaaattattcgAATATCCAGAATGCTTTGACGGTCGGACATAAGGCTTCTTATGGTCATTATTTTACCCTAGAAATGAGAAACCTACATTTTCAGTCGAGAGGACCTCCTGAGGAATCAACTCACTAGGAGTTTTTAAGGCAAAATCATCCACCACATTGAGTCTAATCGCGACTGAATTAACATAAGCTACGTAATTTTTATACAACATAGCTTACATTTGATGcattaaaatatcaaaatatttaagaaCACAATGCAATTggtacaaaaatatttaattcgATCAACAGGTACATCGCTTTTCAATAGGAGTTAAAACCAGACGCTTTCTTGGGGCCATTTTGGCAAAAACTAAACCTACTTATTCCTGCTATAAATACTTTTTTACACTTAAATA containing:
- the LOC131793798 gene encoding lipoma-preferred partner-like translates to MASRTPVRLDPVTGKKIPPPVSPKPVRMTATRLTKANSRPPPPSLQSSGGMKSTEEELDALTDLLVKNLENTGDPDFFGMCSKCGQKVSGEGTGCTAMEKLFHIKCFLCDKCGCQLTGKVFYKVEEEVFCEADYLDTLETCWACNKRITERILRATGKCFHPDCFVCEVCSKKLDGIQFTVDNFNIIHCIEDYYRKYSPRCAACNQLIVPEEGQEETVRIVSMNKDFHVKCYVCEDCSAPLSAEKGGSGCYPLDNHLLCQDCNAIRVQKMTAELDYRPARPLTTEL